One Micromonospora eburnea genomic region harbors:
- a CDS encoding low molecular weight phosphatase family protein, whose translation MVDGVLFVCHANMCRSPMAEYIARRLLADLPVTVASAGTDAVDGAVMHPYAIEIAAGTGADPTAFRTRRLRPEHLIGAGLVLTATRRQRSVCAALAPAALHRTFTLRQFGRLAGAAELTGARSRSPLRTAVEAATRARGRLQPAAPDTDDLNDPIGGSPADFRRCAEEIERSIRPVLALIGTAG comes from the coding sequence ATGGTCGACGGGGTGCTCTTCGTCTGCCACGCCAACATGTGCCGGTCCCCGATGGCGGAGTACATCGCCCGCCGGCTCCTCGCCGACCTGCCGGTCACCGTGGCCAGCGCCGGAACCGACGCGGTCGACGGGGCGGTCATGCACCCGTACGCGATCGAGATCGCGGCCGGGACCGGCGCGGACCCGACGGCCTTCCGCACCCGCCGGCTGCGCCCCGAGCATCTGATCGGGGCCGGCCTGGTGCTCACCGCGACCCGGCGGCAACGGTCCGTCTGCGCGGCGCTGGCGCCGGCCGCGCTGCACCGGACCTTCACCCTGCGCCAGTTCGGCCGGCTGGCCGGCGCGGCCGAGCTGACCGGGGCGCGCAGCCGGTCGCCGCTGCGCACCGCGGTCGAGGCGGCGACCCGCGCCCGGGGGCGGCTGCAGCCCGCCGCCCCCGACACGGACGACCTGAACGATCCGATCGGTGGCTCACCGGCCGACTTCCGGCGTTGCGCCGAAGAGATCGAGCGGTCCATCCGACCCGTGCTGGCGCTCATCGGGACAGCCGGGTGA
- the egtA gene encoding ergothioneine biosynthesis glutamate--cysteine ligase EgtA, translating into MVMSPELDRATVLRDEAAAAGYLARICFKTGPPTLTGVELEWTVHDAADPTRPVDRERLRRALGRHSPVTIDPTSPAQRLRHGGAVTVEPGGQVEISSAPRPSVAALILATEADIAELTAALHADGLVLGRSGMDPWRAPLPVLETPRYQAMRCVFDRRGPAGRAMMYSTAGLQVCLDAGEPARLAQRWAAAHAVGPPLLAAFATADRHAGRRTGWASTRMAAWLAIDPARTAPVWSPARPDRDPVAAWTEYALAAPLLCVRDDGPDWTPPAGVTFADWLAGALPHPPTTDDLEYHLSTLFPPVRPRGYLEIRYLDAQPGREWAVPLAVLAALFADPGTTREALAVAEPVADRWHAAARYGLADAPLADAAAALFELALAALPGLDLPAGRHEEMSRGIRRHRAVVERRHR; encoded by the coding sequence TTGGTGATGTCGCCGGAGTTGGACCGGGCCACCGTCCTGCGGGACGAGGCCGCGGCGGCCGGGTATCTCGCCAGGATCTGCTTCAAGACCGGCCCGCCCACCCTGACCGGTGTCGAGCTGGAATGGACGGTGCACGACGCCGCGGACCCGACCCGCCCGGTCGACCGCGAGCGCCTGCGCCGGGCGCTGGGGCGGCACAGCCCCGTCACCATCGACCCCACCAGCCCCGCCCAGAGACTCCGGCACGGCGGCGCCGTGACCGTGGAGCCGGGCGGGCAGGTGGAGATCTCCTCCGCGCCGCGACCCTCGGTCGCCGCGCTGATCCTGGCCACCGAGGCCGACATCGCCGAACTGACCGCCGCGCTGCACGCCGACGGTCTCGTTCTGGGCCGCAGCGGGATGGATCCCTGGCGGGCCCCGCTTCCGGTGCTGGAAACGCCCCGTTACCAGGCCATGCGATGCGTCTTCGACCGGCGCGGCCCGGCCGGTCGCGCCATGATGTACAGCACCGCCGGCCTCCAGGTCTGCCTCGACGCGGGGGAGCCGGCGCGGTTGGCGCAGCGATGGGCCGCCGCCCACGCGGTCGGGCCGCCGCTGCTGGCCGCCTTCGCCACCGCCGACCGCCACGCCGGCCGACGTACCGGATGGGCCTCCACGCGGATGGCCGCCTGGCTGGCCATCGACCCGGCCCGGACGGCCCCGGTCTGGTCGCCCGCCCGGCCCGACCGCGACCCGGTCGCCGCCTGGACGGAGTACGCGCTCGCCGCGCCCCTGCTCTGCGTACGCGACGACGGCCCGGACTGGACCCCGCCGGCCGGCGTCACCTTCGCCGACTGGCTGGCCGGAGCGCTGCCCCACCCGCCGACCACCGACGACCTGGAGTACCACCTCAGCACCCTCTTCCCGCCGGTCCGCCCCCGCGGCTACCTGGAGATCCGCTATCTGGACGCCCAACCGGGCCGGGAGTGGGCGGTGCCGCTCGCGGTGCTGGCGGCGCTCTTCGCCGACCCGGGCACCACCCGGGAGGCGCTGGCCGTCGCCGAGCCGGTCGCCGACCGTTGGCACGCCGCCGCCCGGTACGGGCTGGCCGACGCGCCGCTGGCCGACGCCGCGGCGGCGCTGTTCGAGCTGGCCCTGGCGGCCCTGCCCGGGCTGGACCTGCCGGCCGGACGCCACGAGGAGATGAGCCGAGGAATCCGGCGGCATCGCGCCGTCGTGGAGAGGAGGCACCGGTGA
- a CDS encoding TMEM165/GDT1 family protein: MDGFLVALLVSFGVIFVAELGDKSQLMALTFATRFKPVPVLIGITVATALVHLASVGIGYGLHAALPTSWISLIAGVAFLGFGAWTLRGDKLTEEEKRKAEKSSRNAIIAVGVAFFLAELGDKTMLATITLATKYGWFGTWLGSTLGMVAADALAIMVGRLLGRHLPEKAIRYGAAVLFAVTGLWLILEAVAKLT, encoded by the coding sequence ATGGACGGTTTCCTCGTCGCGCTGCTGGTCAGCTTCGGCGTCATCTTCGTCGCCGAGCTGGGCGACAAGTCCCAGCTCATGGCACTGACGTTCGCCACGCGGTTCAAGCCCGTGCCGGTGCTCATCGGCATCACCGTCGCCACCGCGCTCGTGCACCTGGCGTCGGTGGGGATCGGGTACGGACTGCACGCCGCGCTGCCCACCAGCTGGATCTCGCTCATCGCCGGCGTGGCGTTCCTCGGCTTCGGCGCGTGGACCCTGCGCGGCGACAAGCTCACCGAGGAGGAGAAGCGTAAGGCGGAGAAGAGCAGCCGCAACGCCATCATCGCCGTCGGCGTCGCGTTCTTCCTGGCCGAGCTGGGTGACAAGACCATGTTGGCCACCATCACCCTGGCCACCAAGTACGGCTGGTTCGGCACCTGGCTCGGCTCCACCCTCGGCATGGTGGCCGCCGACGCGCTGGCGATCATGGTGGGCCGGCTGCTCGGCCGGCACCTGCCGGAGAAGGCCATCCGGTACGGCGCGGCGGTCCTGTTCGCCGTCACCGGCCTCTGGCTGATCCTCGAGGCGGTCGCCAAGCTGACCTGA
- the egtD gene encoding L-histidine N(alpha)-methyltransferase produces MSAEPLEIYLEEQDLGRGLREDVRLGLTARPKWLPPKWFYDARGSELFGEITRLPEYYPTRAERAVLAEHADEIVELTGAKTLIELGSGSSEKTRLLLDAFTRHGELGTFVPLDVSVSALRQSTGQIAAEYPGLRVRGIVGDFTRQLDRLPTGGRRLVVFLGGTIGNLLPVERAEFLTAMRAALEAGDWLLIGTDLVKDPKMIVPAYDDAAGVTAEFNRNVLHVINRELGADFDPEAFTHVAVWDPEHEWIEMRLRAEHPMRVHVLDLTVEFAAGEELRTEISAKFRPAGIAAELADAGFERQSFWTDPGGLFGVTLARAD; encoded by the coding sequence ATGAGCGCGGAGCCACTGGAGATCTACCTGGAGGAGCAGGACCTCGGCCGCGGCCTGCGGGAGGACGTCCGGCTAGGGCTGACGGCGCGGCCGAAGTGGCTGCCGCCGAAATGGTTCTACGACGCGCGCGGCAGTGAACTGTTCGGGGAGATCACCCGGCTGCCGGAGTACTACCCGACCCGGGCCGAGCGGGCCGTGCTGGCCGAGCACGCCGACGAGATCGTCGAGTTGACCGGCGCGAAGACGTTGATCGAGCTGGGGTCCGGCTCGTCGGAGAAGACCCGGTTGCTGCTGGACGCGTTCACCCGGCACGGCGAGTTGGGCACGTTCGTGCCGCTGGACGTCTCGGTCAGCGCGCTGCGCCAGTCCACCGGGCAGATCGCCGCCGAATATCCCGGCCTGCGGGTACGCGGCATCGTCGGCGACTTCACCCGGCAACTGGACCGGCTGCCCACCGGCGGCCGGCGGCTGGTGGTGTTCCTCGGCGGGACCATCGGCAACCTGCTCCCGGTGGAGCGGGCCGAGTTCCTCACCGCCATGCGCGCCGCCCTGGAGGCCGGCGACTGGCTGCTGATCGGCACCGACCTGGTCAAGGACCCGAAGATGATCGTGCCCGCGTACGACGACGCCGCCGGGGTGACCGCCGAGTTCAACCGCAACGTGCTCCACGTGATCAACCGGGAGCTGGGTGCCGACTTCGACCCGGAGGCGTTCACCCACGTGGCGGTCTGGGACCCGGAGCACGAGTGGATCGAGATGCGGTTGCGTGCCGAGCACCCGATGCGGGTGCACGTGCTGGACCTGACCGTCGAGTTCGCCGCCGGCGAGGAGTTGCGTACCGAGATCTCGGCGAAGTTCCGGCCGGCGGGGATCGCGGCGGAGCTGGCCGACGCCGGGTTCGAGCGGCAGTCGTTCTGGACCGACCCCGGCGGGCTGTTCGGCGTCACCCTCGCCCGGGCCGACTGA
- the egtB gene encoding ergothioneine biosynthesis protein EgtB: MTTTERTDTDSERLRSRIAAELDRTRARSALLTDAVDDDDLVRQHSTLMSPLVWDLAHVGNQEELWLVRDVGGREPVRRDIDDLYDAFKQPRRDRPSLPLLPPAEARAYVRTVRHKVLDLLDGVRFTDRRLVEDGFAFGMIVQHEQQHDETMLATHQLRAGAPVLDAPPPPEPRARVAGEVLVPAGPFTMGTSTDPWALDNERPAHTVELPAYVIDVAPVTNGQYRAFVADGGYDEPRWWSAAGWRHRVEAELSAPMHWRRDGDGWAYRRFGRWSPVRDDEPVVHVCWYEAEAYAAWAGKRLPTEAEWEKAARWDPATGRSRRYPWGDEDPTVEHANLGQRHLWPAPVGAYPAGASPLGVHQLVGDVWEWTSTTFRGHPGFVAFPYREYSEVFFGDDYRVLRGGSFGTDRAACRGTFRNWDYPIRRQIFSGFRCARDARTEEAAA, encoded by the coding sequence GTGACCACGACCGAACGGACGGATACGGACAGCGAGCGGCTGCGCAGCCGGATCGCGGCGGAACTGGACCGCACCCGGGCCCGCAGCGCCCTGCTGACCGACGCGGTGGACGACGACGACCTGGTGCGGCAGCACTCGACGCTGATGTCGCCGCTGGTGTGGGACCTGGCGCACGTCGGCAACCAGGAGGAGCTGTGGCTGGTGCGCGACGTCGGCGGCCGTGAGCCGGTGCGCCGCGACATCGACGACCTGTACGACGCGTTCAAACAGCCGCGCCGGGACCGACCGTCGCTGCCCCTGCTGCCCCCGGCCGAGGCACGGGCGTACGTGCGTACCGTGCGGCACAAGGTCCTCGACCTGCTCGACGGTGTCCGGTTCACCGACCGGAGGCTGGTCGAGGACGGCTTCGCGTTCGGGATGATCGTGCAGCACGAGCAGCAGCACGACGAGACCATGCTCGCCACCCACCAGCTGCGTGCCGGGGCGCCGGTGCTGGACGCGCCGCCGCCACCCGAGCCGCGCGCCCGGGTGGCCGGCGAGGTGCTGGTGCCGGCCGGGCCGTTCACCATGGGCACCTCGACCGACCCGTGGGCGCTGGACAACGAGCGCCCCGCGCACACCGTCGAGCTGCCGGCGTACGTCATCGACGTGGCGCCGGTCACCAACGGGCAGTACCGGGCCTTCGTCGCCGACGGCGGGTACGACGAGCCGCGCTGGTGGAGCGCGGCCGGCTGGCGGCACCGCGTGGAGGCCGAGCTGAGCGCACCGATGCACTGGCGGCGGGACGGCGACGGCTGGGCGTACCGCCGGTTCGGCCGGTGGTCGCCGGTACGCGACGACGAGCCCGTGGTGCACGTCTGCTGGTACGAGGCGGAGGCGTACGCGGCCTGGGCCGGCAAGCGGCTGCCGACCGAGGCGGAGTGGGAGAAGGCGGCCCGCTGGGACCCGGCGACCGGCCGGTCCCGGCGCTATCCGTGGGGCGACGAGGACCCGACGGTCGAGCACGCCAACCTGGGTCAGCGGCACCTGTGGCCGGCACCGGTGGGGGCGTATCCGGCGGGCGCGTCGCCGCTGGGCGTGCACCAACTCGTCGGCGACGTCTGGGAGTGGACCTCGACGACGTTCCGGGGGCATCCGGGCTTCGTCGCGTTCCCCTACCGGGAGTACTCGGAGGTCTTCTTCGGCGACGACTACCGGGTGCTGCGCGGCGGCTCCTTCGGCACCGACCGGGCCGCCTGCCGGGGCACGTTCCGCAACTGGGACTACCCGATCCGCCGGCAGATCTTCAGCGGCTTCCGCTGCGCCCGCGACGCCCGGACGGAAGAGGCGGCGGCGTGA
- a CDS encoding polysaccharide biosynthesis tyrosine autokinase, which produces MDVVSYLRMVRRHWWIVLITVMLALGTAALITVRAPVRYQASVTFFVTTPTQGVTDAYQGSLFLQQRVKSYADLLTSDRLAQNVVSENPLGLTADQVRSQTSTTTQAGTVLLKATFTDTNQNRALKTTEALSAKFVELVQKVETPPDGKLPPIKIEVVNGPRVTSSPVSPQPVRNLILGGLLGLVLGAGLAVLRGLADVRMRDAAALQRVTGSPLLGEIPFEASARSAPLIVGEAANSTRAEAVRKLRTNLRFVDVHEPARVIAVTSALQGEGKTTMACNTAIALAEAGWRVLLIDADLRRPKVADYLGVDGGVGLTDVLVGDVQVGDVVQRWGDKSLLVLPSGATPPNPSELLGSKAMADLLVALRESADIVVIDTAPLLAVTDGVVVAVQADGALLITQQGRTSRSQVAAAARALHSVSVRLLGCVLNMAKVAKADAYQYEAYRVVVPPAPSVPADRARVARHGESAGVGDRTQELTRLSR; this is translated from the coding sequence ATGGACGTCGTCAGTTACCTGCGCATGGTCCGGCGGCACTGGTGGATCGTCCTGATCACCGTGATGCTCGCGCTGGGGACCGCCGCACTCATCACGGTCCGCGCCCCGGTCCGCTACCAGGCCTCGGTGACCTTCTTCGTCACCACGCCCACCCAGGGCGTCACCGACGCCTACCAGGGCAGCCTCTTCCTCCAGCAGCGGGTCAAGTCCTACGCCGACCTGCTCACCAGCGACCGGCTGGCGCAGAACGTGGTGTCGGAGAACCCGCTCGGCCTCACCGCCGACCAGGTACGGAGCCAGACCAGCACCACCACCCAGGCCGGCACGGTCCTGCTGAAGGCCACCTTCACCGACACCAACCAGAACCGGGCCCTGAAGACCACCGAGGCGCTCTCCGCGAAGTTCGTCGAGCTGGTGCAGAAGGTGGAGACGCCGCCGGACGGCAAGTTGCCGCCGATCAAGATCGAGGTGGTGAACGGCCCCCGGGTGACCTCCAGCCCGGTGTCGCCGCAGCCGGTCCGGAACCTGATCCTCGGCGGCCTTCTGGGCCTGGTGCTCGGCGCGGGACTGGCCGTGCTGCGCGGGCTGGCCGACGTCCGGATGCGGGACGCGGCCGCGCTCCAGCGGGTGACCGGCAGCCCGCTGCTCGGCGAGATCCCGTTCGAGGCCAGCGCCAGGTCGGCCCCGCTGATCGTCGGCGAGGCGGCCAACTCGACGCGCGCCGAGGCGGTTCGCAAACTGCGGACCAACCTGCGCTTCGTCGACGTGCACGAGCCGGCCCGGGTCATCGCGGTCACCAGCGCCCTACAGGGCGAGGGGAAGACCACCATGGCCTGCAACACCGCCATCGCGCTGGCCGAGGCGGGCTGGCGGGTGCTGCTCATCGACGCCGACCTGCGCCGGCCCAAGGTGGCCGACTACCTCGGCGTGGACGGTGGGGTGGGCCTCACCGACGTGCTGGTGGGTGACGTCCAGGTCGGCGACGTGGTGCAACGGTGGGGCGACAAGTCGCTGCTGGTCCTGCCCAGTGGCGCCACTCCGCCCAACCCCAGCGAACTGCTCGGGTCCAAGGCGATGGCGGACCTGCTGGTGGCCCTGCGGGAGTCGGCGGACATCGTGGTCATCGACACGGCGCCGCTGCTCGCCGTCACCGACGGTGTCGTGGTGGCCGTGCAGGCCGACGGCGCGCTGCTGATCACCCAGCAGGGGCGGACCTCGCGCAGCCAGGTGGCCGCCGCCGCCCGCGCGCTCCACTCCGTCTCGGTACGCCTGCTCGGCTGTGTGCTCAACATGGCCAAGGTCGCCAAGGCGGACGCCTACCAGTACGAGGCGTACCGGGTGGTCGTGCCGCCCGCACCGTCCGTGCCCGCCGACCGGGCCCGGGTCGCCCGGCACGGCGAGTCAGCCGGGGTCGGCGACCGCACTCAGGAACTCACCCGGCTGTCCCGATGA
- a CDS encoding zinc ribbon domain-containing protein, which yields MDRFAPTSQTCSACGRTDGPKPLSVRSWTCPCGRSTTGTPTQRSTCSRRDAPRA from the coding sequence ATCGACCGGTTCGCGCCCACGTCGCAGACGTGCTCGGCGTGCGGCCGGACCGACGGACCCAAACCGCTGTCCGTCCGGTCGTGGACCTGCCCCTGCGGGCGGTCCACGACCGGGACGCCAACCCAGCGATCAACGTGCTCGCGGCGGGACGCGCCGAGAGCGTGA
- a CDS encoding nucleoside-diphosphate sugar epimerase/dehydratase has protein sequence MDREAIAAANAARPRDWVTRRVATLSLLTLDAAAWCGGFLGAAWTRYEFELTARDCARVLAVALACAAIHAALTLLRFRTHGRHPIGSAGEARRLASTAAIAALVALVGLLPWTQHPVPVSTPLVGGTVALVLMAAGRSIWRARQERHRRPVRSTERCLVYGVDAASERLVRALLDDPQGRYLPVGLLDDDPDNRRLRLSGLRVLGGREEIGPVVRSSGARTVIFSMSGADAELLRDVRDRTLQAGAAFKVLPPVRELLDRPVAVTDVRDMQITDLLGRAQRVAELAVERNGLAGRRILVTGAGGSIGSELCRQIARCEPDELMMLDRDESALHALQMSLHGRALLDGPELILADIRDAESIARIIADRQPDVVFHAAALKHLTLLQRHPGEALMTNVWGTLNVLEACRDVAQFVNISTDKAANPVSVLGHTKRITERLTAHYAKRFGGSYLSVRFGNVLSSRGSVLTAFQAQIRAGMPITVTHPEVTRYFMTAQEAVQLVLQAAIIGRGGEALVLDMGEPVRIADLARRLAAEADTPVDIVYTGLRPGEKLHEHLFGAGETDRRPLHPLISHVRVPALPPEEVRGLDPYADPDELIKRLAALCQDSGASLPTLPGQR, from the coding sequence ATGGATCGCGAAGCCATCGCCGCCGCAAATGCCGCTCGACCCCGCGACTGGGTCACCCGCCGCGTAGCCACCCTCTCCCTGTTAACGCTGGACGCCGCCGCCTGGTGCGGGGGATTTCTGGGGGCGGCCTGGACCCGGTACGAGTTCGAACTCACCGCCCGCGACTGCGCGCGGGTGCTGGCCGTGGCGCTCGCCTGCGCCGCGATCCACGCGGCGCTCACCCTGCTGCGCTTCCGGACGCACGGACGCCACCCGATCGGCAGCGCCGGTGAGGCCCGCCGACTGGCCAGCACCGCGGCGATCGCCGCATTGGTGGCGCTGGTCGGACTGCTGCCGTGGACCCAGCATCCGGTGCCGGTCAGCACCCCACTGGTGGGCGGCACGGTCGCCCTGGTGCTGATGGCCGCCGGGCGCTCCATCTGGCGGGCCCGCCAGGAACGGCACCGCCGACCGGTACGCAGCACCGAGCGGTGCCTCGTCTACGGCGTGGACGCGGCGAGCGAGCGGCTGGTGCGGGCGCTGCTCGACGACCCGCAGGGCCGCTACCTGCCGGTGGGCCTGCTCGACGACGATCCCGACAACCGGCGGCTGCGCCTGTCCGGGCTGCGCGTGCTCGGCGGCCGAGAGGAGATCGGCCCGGTGGTGCGGAGCAGCGGGGCCCGTACCGTGATCTTCTCGATGAGCGGCGCCGACGCCGAGCTGCTGCGCGACGTCCGGGACCGCACGCTTCAGGCCGGCGCCGCGTTCAAGGTGCTGCCCCCGGTACGCGAGCTGCTGGACCGCCCGGTCGCGGTCACCGACGTCCGGGACATGCAGATCACCGACCTGCTCGGCCGGGCGCAGCGGGTCGCCGAGTTGGCCGTGGAACGCAACGGCCTGGCCGGCCGCCGGATCCTGGTCACCGGGGCCGGCGGCTCGATCGGTTCCGAGCTGTGCCGGCAGATCGCCCGCTGCGAACCGGACGAGCTGATGATGCTGGACCGGGACGAGTCGGCGCTACACGCCCTGCAGATGTCGCTGCACGGCCGGGCACTGCTGGACGGCCCCGAGCTGATCCTGGCGGACATCCGGGACGCGGAGAGCATCGCCCGGATCATCGCCGACCGGCAGCCGGACGTGGTCTTCCACGCGGCGGCCCTCAAGCACCTCACGCTGCTCCAGCGGCACCCCGGCGAGGCGCTCATGACCAACGTCTGGGGCACCCTCAACGTGCTGGAGGCGTGCCGCGACGTGGCCCAGTTCGTCAACATCTCCACCGACAAGGCGGCCAATCCGGTCAGCGTCCTCGGCCACACCAAGCGGATCACCGAGCGGCTCACCGCCCACTACGCCAAGCGGTTCGGCGGGTCGTACCTGAGCGTCCGGTTCGGCAACGTGCTCAGCAGTCGGGGCTCGGTGCTGACCGCGTTCCAGGCCCAGATCCGGGCCGGGATGCCGATCACCGTCACGCACCCGGAGGTGACGCGCTACTTCATGACCGCCCAGGAGGCGGTGCAGCTGGTGCTCCAGGCGGCCATCATCGGCCGGGGCGGCGAGGCACTGGTGCTCGACATGGGTGAGCCGGTACGCATCGCCGACCTCGCCCGCCGACTCGCCGCCGAGGCGGACACCCCGGTCGACATCGTCTACACCGGGCTGCGTCCGGGCGAGAAGCTGCACGAGCACCTCTTCGGCGCCGGCGAGACGGACCGCCGTCCGCTGCACCCGCTCATCTCGCACGTCCGGGTGCCGGCGCTTCCTCCCGAGGAGGTACGCGGCCTGGACCCGTACGCCGACCCGGACGAGCTGATCAAGCGGCTGGCGGCGCTCTGTCAGGACTCCGGCGCGTCGCTGCCGACGCTGCCCGGGCAGCGCTGA
- a CDS encoding RNA polymerase sigma factor, which yields MTGDLSEAATAAQAGDEDAFRFLYRSLQPGLLRYLTALVGGDAEDVASETWLQISRDLPTFTGGEFRAWTVTIARNRAMDHLRRQRRRPSLPVPVQALSGLAGDADTAERAGESIGTESALALIATLPPREAEAVLLRAVIGLDAETAGRVLGRRPGAVRTAAHRGLRRLASLLERTDPVSLSDRAGEAAPPHPRTGRGRQAPNAPTAEPADG from the coding sequence ATGACCGGTGACCTGAGCGAGGCGGCCACCGCGGCGCAGGCGGGCGACGAGGACGCCTTCCGCTTCCTCTACCGCAGCCTCCAGCCCGGCCTGCTGCGCTACCTCACCGCCCTGGTGGGCGGGGACGCCGAGGACGTCGCGTCCGAGACCTGGTTGCAGATCTCCCGCGACCTGCCCACCTTCACCGGCGGGGAGTTCCGGGCCTGGACGGTCACCATCGCGCGCAACCGGGCGATGGACCACCTGCGCCGGCAGCGGCGACGACCGTCCCTCCCGGTGCCGGTCCAGGCGCTCAGCGGGCTGGCCGGGGACGCCGACACGGCCGAGCGGGCCGGCGAGAGCATCGGCACCGAGAGCGCGCTGGCGCTGATCGCGACCCTGCCGCCCCGGGAGGCGGAGGCGGTCCTGCTGCGGGCCGTGATCGGCCTCGACGCGGAGACCGCCGGGCGGGTTCTCGGCCGGCGCCCGGGAGCCGTTCGTACCGCAGCGCACCGCGGCCTGCGCCGGCTCGCCTCGCTCCTGGAACGCACCGACCCCGTATCGCTGTCCGACCGGGCCGGGGAGGCCGCCCCGCCCCACCCCCGTACCGGCCGGGGGCGGCAGGCGCCGAACGCGCCGACGGCGGAGCCGGCGGATGGATGA
- the nhaA gene encoding Na+/H+ antiporter NhaA, whose product MPNRAPEHLLSRRSWPEARFLADVLRTETVGGGLLLLGAVIALIWANSPWRGAYAALADWVPWPGGTALHLDLDLATWAADGLLAIFFFVVGLELKREFVAGDLRDPRRAALPVVAALGGMAMPALCYVTVTLAAGGAGLRGWAIPTATDIAFALAVLAVVSSHLPQGLRAFLLTLAVVDDLFAIIIIAVFYTADFHVLPLLGALVPIAVFALVVRRRRVWWWALVPLAVLAWGLVHASGVHATVSGVLLGFTVPVLAKRGNRPEGAERGDGPDEAGRGHGPGLAERLEHRWRPVSAGLAVPVFAFFAAGVSLVDVDLAGVLTDPVVLGVVAGLVLGKSIGVFGSTFLLARFTRAELDEDITWADMFGLSLLAGIGFTVSLLIGELAFGPGSPENDGVKAAVLFGSLVSAALASGVLRRRNRAYRRISERESRDSDGDGVPDVYEEESA is encoded by the coding sequence ATGCCCAACCGAGCCCCTGAGCACCTGCTGTCCCGCCGTTCCTGGCCAGAGGCGCGTTTTCTGGCCGACGTGCTGCGCACCGAGACCGTCGGTGGCGGGCTGCTGCTGCTCGGCGCGGTCATCGCCCTGATCTGGGCCAACTCACCGTGGCGTGGCGCGTACGCCGCCCTCGCCGACTGGGTGCCATGGCCCGGCGGCACGGCGCTGCACCTCGACCTCGACCTGGCCACCTGGGCCGCCGACGGGCTGCTCGCGATCTTCTTCTTCGTGGTGGGCCTGGAGCTGAAGCGCGAATTCGTCGCCGGTGACCTGCGGGATCCCCGGCGGGCCGCGCTGCCGGTGGTGGCCGCGCTGGGCGGCATGGCGATGCCCGCCCTGTGCTACGTCACGGTGACCCTCGCGGCGGGCGGGGCGGGCCTGCGCGGCTGGGCCATCCCCACCGCCACCGACATCGCGTTCGCGCTGGCCGTACTGGCCGTCGTCAGCTCCCACCTGCCGCAGGGGCTACGCGCGTTCCTGCTCACCCTCGCGGTGGTCGACGACCTCTTCGCGATCATCATCATCGCGGTCTTCTACACCGCCGACTTCCACGTCCTGCCGCTGCTCGGGGCGCTCGTGCCGATCGCCGTCTTCGCCCTCGTGGTGCGGCGGCGCCGGGTCTGGTGGTGGGCGCTCGTGCCGCTCGCCGTGCTCGCCTGGGGCCTGGTGCACGCCTCCGGGGTGCACGCCACGGTCTCCGGGGTGCTGCTCGGCTTCACCGTGCCGGTGCTGGCCAAGCGCGGCAACCGACCGGAGGGGGCCGAGCGCGGCGACGGACCGGACGAGGCCGGGCGGGGCCACGGGCCGGGGCTGGCCGAGCGGCTGGAGCACCGGTGGCGGCCGGTCTCGGCCGGCCTGGCGGTGCCGGTCTTCGCGTTCTTCGCCGCCGGCGTGTCGCTGGTCGACGTGGATCTGGCCGGCGTGCTCACCGACCCGGTGGTGCTCGGGGTGGTCGCCGGGCTGGTGCTCGGCAAGAGCATCGGCGTGTTCGGCTCGACGTTCCTGCTCGCCCGGTTCACCCGCGCCGAACTCGACGAGGACATCACCTGGGCGGACATGTTCGGGCTGTCGTTGCTGGCCGGCATCGGCTTCACCGTCTCGCTGCTCATCGGCGAGCTGGCCTTCGGGCCCGGCAGCCCGGAGAACGACGGGGTGAAGGCGGCCGTCCTGTTCGGGTCGCTGGTCTCCGCCGCGCTCGCCTCCGGCGTGCTGCGGCGACGCAACCGGGCCTACCGGCGGATCTCGGAACGGGAGAGCCGGGACTCCGACGGCGACGGTGTGCCGGACGTGTACGAGGAGGAGTCCGCTTGA